Sequence from the Pecten maximus chromosome 8, xPecMax1.1, whole genome shotgun sequence genome:
ACAGAGACATGACTCAGCTGATAAGGAGACCCACTTGTTTGAAAAGGATTTGGAAACAGAGTGAAGATGTGTTATTTAAAGCTCGCGATCTGGCTGGTCTGCAGGTGAGGGGACAATCACAGCTAAATGTATGCATGTCAAAAGGCCATCAACCTAAACACCTAGAGGATGCTACATCAGAAACTGGGACAGTGTCAAACAGTTCTACACCAGATAATGTCTTCCTTCTGTCCTCTGTTGGAATTGATGATTTAACAAATTTGTGCAAATTGGTGAAACATTTTTTATCCCAAAAGTGTGTATCTTTTTATGTATCAGagccaatatttaaaaaatgtgaCTGTTCTTCAAGTAGTACAAAGTCTGTGGAAAGGATtcataataaacaaaatgtcaacTTTCTCGATTATACAGCGGCTGGAGATTTTCAGTGTTTCATAAGGTCAGAGACATTATCAGAAATTTCTGGCTGGATGGATCCTTTATCACTTCATACAATGTCTGGCCATTCATGTCAGAGTGCACTTTTGCAtagacagcttctgaaaaaACACAATCAATTTTCTTCCTGCAATATCTCTTCACATTGTGTTGGATATCATCCTAAAGTGAATTATTCCATGTGGTCACATCAGGTAAAACATTACAGTATCAGCCAACACAGTAACAGATATTTCTTGTATTCTGACAACAAGGATAACAGGCTACTGTCTGTACATCATCTTATCACCACACCTACTGTTAACTTGTTCTCATCACTAGCCATACACAGACATTCTTGTCAGATGAGACAACCACAAATCTTGGCATCCAGTCCATTGATAGTTAGTGGTTTGAAACACCGATGGATCTCCAAGAAGACTTATGAATTTCCAGAACTACCAGAGGATGATTTAGTGGAGAGTTTTATGCGAGGAGGTGGTGCAGGGGGTCAGGCCGTGGCAAAGACCAATAACTGTGTGTTACTACTGCACAAACCAACAGGCATCCAGGTCAAGGTAGGTAGTAACCATGTCACTGGACTAACacataggtcaaggtcagtataGGTCAAGGTAGGTAGTAACCACACCAAAGGACTAACacacaggtcaaggtcagtaaAGGTCAAGGTAGCTAGTAACCACATCAAAGGACTAACacacaggtcaaggtcagtaaAGGTCAAGGTAGCTAGTAACCACATCAAAGGACTAACACTGGTCAAGGACAGTAAAGGTTGAGGTAGGTAGTTACCACATCACAGGACTAAGacatgtcaaggtcaaggtcagtgaaagtcaaggtacatgtaggtagtaACCACATCACAGGACTAACACACaggtcaatgtcaaggtcagtatAGGTCAAGGTAGGTAGTAACCACATCACAGGACTAACACATGTCAAGGTCAGTATAAGTcaaggtacatgtaggtagtaACCACATCACAGGACTAacacaaaggtcaaggtcaaggtcagtataggtcaagataggtacaaagtataccacatcacagAACTAGCTAAAATACTTGTCAAGATCAGAAGTGCCATTGTAATACATTATCCAAAAATCATCTTTGGCAAAGTCATtatactagtttacctgtaatcaTTGGAGTTTGTGACCCCACAGGTATCTAAGGTCAACATGCCAAGGTCAGTATAGCCAATGTATTTATGTGAATTCACTAGTATCTAGGTCAACATCAAAATAGCTATTCAGATAACTTTTATGTGTGACCTAAATCATGTTTACCCGGTAACTTAAATTTGATTGATATTGTAGAGGATTTAAAAAAGATTCCtgttatattatgttatttataaaacaagCATCAAGTTCTGTTGTAATAAAGAATGGTTCtgtaatcatacatgtatactccaCAAAACGAAATTATACAGgtaggggggaaaaaaacccaaatatgaaaaaaaaatactatttgACCTTTTTGATACTACATGCTACAGAGAGAAAATAAATTCATGAGATGGTGCTTCATAGCTGCCTGATCAGGATCTTTATATACAGGAGAAGCCTTCATTTGAACAGGATCTATGTATTCATGATGgtcttgttttatattgtagatGCATGTATCAAGGTCTCTTGAAGTAAACAGGAAGAAAGCACGAGAGAAAATGATAGAAAAACTggattttcatttcaataaagaAAACAGCTTTAACGAACAGAAGAAGGCAGAAAAAAGTAGAGCTAAacagaaaatgaagaaaaaggCAGAGCTTGTTCGGGAAAAAATGAAAGCCTTTAAGAAAGGTCTTGAGAAAATGGACAATGAGGATTGACTTCACTAGTACTGTCAAATTTAATGTTTGTCAGATTATGAAATTAATCTACAATTCAATACACATTAATTGTTAAAATTATCATTGAAATTATTAAAAGATTCCTCTACCAGATTTCagttttttattttcagtattATTGAGAAATGCTATATTCTTGAGAGTACATACACTGATCAGGACCTTCTGACATTTTGTTTCATAAAGGACTTACATGTGAATTTAAGATGACATTCAAGATAGTTCACCCACCATCCTATTACAATAGCTCTATGACAAATTGCCTTTTCCCAATTATTCTTTCTCTTTCCCTCCCTGTCCACTTTtaactatgtacctgtattgtAAAAAAATCACATTGCAGCACAGAACCCAACAACTTCAAGAACACCTGGTTTGATATGGGGATAAGATGGGTATCCTTATGATCAGTGTGAAACCAGTAATTACAATTGTTATTTCTGAGAAGTCTATAACACAATCTCTTAAAACTAACAAATTATTCAAAAGATCAAAGATGACCACCTGTAGGCTATGTTGAACTCCAAAACTAGAGACTAAGGGAAAGACTAAGGGAACAGAGTTGAAATAACTATCAGAATCCAAAAATTACCATCTGCCAATCATTATATTCCTCTGACCAGTCCCAAAATTCCATATTcacaacataaaacaatgtaaagagAACCAACACATCAGATTGGAGAACTAGGTACTTTTCCAACtaacaaaatccaaaatggccacctgtcTGTGTGGGAGGTTATCCTGTTCTTCTGATTAGTCATAATTAAGATGCAAAATACATAGGGTTCCAGGCGAATCTACATGCAAATTGGAGTTCTTCAGTATTTTCAGGGAAATAGCAACAAAAAGAATTCTTTAACTAAAAACAAGGATTGAGCATTGAGTGAATTAAGACCGATTCGAACAGCACTAGCCCAATATATAGGATAAAAGGTAGGGACGGAATAAGTCCACCTAGATACTTGGATCATGGTGTCAATAAAtcatggtacaggtatataggtcatcattgtatgtaattagtaaattgaaaataaaaagaagagTAGCAAATCCTGAAGTCGGGTAAACCGAGTAGCTACTGGTGAGGAATCTCTTCCGATTGTTAGATTAGTGACAAATTCAATATCAATTTCCTTGTGATATGTGGAAAATACTGGAGCTGTGATGTATTTACAGACTGAGTGGTGACACAGTGAAATACCTCAACATCAAGGACAGCCCAGTTTTTTTGGGGTGTATTTTGGAATTGTCGGATGCCTCAACACTTTAATCTGGAACTTCATCTGCAGCTGAAACATGCAAGTCTAGTGCTTGGATAGCATCAATGGCCCCAACACTTTAGCCTCCGAGACTTGTGATTTTGGACTTCTCTGATTGACCTAGCCACAGACACTGGTGCTATTGGGCTTAAACGATTGGCCTAGCCCTTGACACTGGTGGACAGAGGGATCAAAGACTTGCATACTGGTAGTTGTACTTGTGAGGTAAATGAATGTGGAGACAAACCAATAACAACAATGCAGAACAGCGAGggattcaaggtcacaaaggaTATGTGAGTAGGAGTACAAAGTTAGTGATAAATTGCGATTTTTTATGATGagtcaaaatttcaaaataatttctttcCACTTTCTCTCTCAGAAGTTTTCATCTGgtgaaatcaattttttttttataggaTATTTAATCCAACAAGTCCTCCTGACTTGTATCAGTTGTCTCCAATTGATAGCAGTCAACTGACCTCCTCCAGAACATAAAATTTACTGCATAGCACTGTCCAGgtgtattgtgtacatgtatatagagtaTTCAGACTtctaataacaatataatataatctGAACTAATGTCGATGATTTTCTAGGTACAATGGCCTTACCATAGACACGGATAAACAGGAATGGACAGATTCAGTACCTGAAGATACACATCAACATCTTAAAGGTAATAACTGAATATACGCGAGGCCCCATGGGCCTGCTTTGCTCACCTAGTATTCCCTTTAAAGTAGTTTTGTGTGTTTTAACACTCTCTTGACCTGGAACTTTAATTTGTTAGACAAATAATCAGACAGAGTCTTTtgagtttttagctcacctgcctgaccagcatcaactttttcctttaaacaacttcttctcaatatccaAGAGGCCTTGAGACCTGATATGGCCATGTgtcatgctgggatgaagggttaccacgtttgttcaaatgaatgactgtGACcctcatttaaggtcacaggggtcaaataggctgaaatcaagacgcctagggacttgatattgggcctgtagcatcctggggtgaagggctaccatgtttgtcAAATGAATGGCattgaccttcgttcaaggtcacatgggtcaaataggctaaaatctttaaataatttcttCTAAATtaccaagatgcccagggacttgatattgggcctgtagcatgctggggtaaagtgctaccaagtttgttcaaataaataatctTGACCTACaataaaggtcacaggggtcaaataggtttaAATCTTGAAACAATGATTTGTCGATAGCAAAGAGACCTAATATTAAGCCAAttgtatgctggaatgaagaaCTTGAAAATTTAATGACATGAATAAAactagcctactctgatatttgaataaagtggttatcGGCATAGTTGCAGAAATGACCTAAATCAACTTACAAAATTGCTGTAGTCAGATGAGTGATTGGGcctgttgtttattttctaaaagacccctgtgaccttgagtaTATGTCAAGATAAGTCTGTTCAGAAGTTGTTTGGTTGTGACCTTATATATGAGGGGTCATTTCTTTTTACAATCTTTATTGGGCTCCATCCTAGGATCCTACAAGCCAAATATGATTCTTTGCCTACttgtttttaagaagaagttgcttAAAGAAAACATGTTGCATTAGATGGATAACACACAATGGCTGTACACCACGTATAGCATGATAAAGCTCAACCATCGGGCACTGAGCTCAAGATACTGAATTAAATTGACTAACTTTGTATATTACATTTACTTTCCCAATGTTGAGTTACATTTCCCGACATCATATTTTAGATGCCAttgaaaattggaaaaaatcTGGCATCAGAGCTCTGTGGGTGAAGGTACACAAGAAGCAGTCCTCGTTTGTCTCTGTGTGTATACAGGTAAGTTCTCAGGTAAACTTATCTAAATataacaattgtgaaacaagttatatcgactttcactcttgttggcctggataGAGGTACACGAggggtcttattgtgggaggaaaccaatgtggtcaggcaggtgaaaggcaagtgttaCCACCTGACCATCATGAGATCCTGAGTTTTAAGGTGGACAAGGACTATGAATTTGAAACTTTTAAGACAAATTAACTTATTTCACAATCTATGTTCCTATACTTCATACTagtatatgaattaaaaaaaacaaaaccaacaacATAACTTTGAATGCTAGATTGAGATTGACAGCGATTGGCACACCATTTTATTATGTGGTAACATTAAATGTTAACCCGTTATTTCTCCACAGCTGGGGTTTGACTTCCATCATGCCAAACCAGGTTATGTCATGTTGAATCAATGGTTGGCTGAATCTGAAGAGAACAGGCTGCCTGGATTTGCTAACCAGTATTTAGGTACACATTCCTTGTTTCTAGCTCATGAATGGGggtttgatgtacatgtattttagaaATGAAGGGCATAATATATGGTCTCACTGGTTGCTGGGGAATGGGCAAAATGGGAATTAATCTTTGAAAGTCTACTCCTTTAATATAGACGAAGAGATTTCGACCAAACGGTATGGAGCATCGCTTTGTGCATAGCTTTCTTATTACCTACTGTTTTGTTTAgaatattaaatcaaaatatctaTAGACAAATTTTATTTGACCCATATTTACTACAATTGTACACAAAAGTTAGAGAAACttactaaaatatattttcccTGATCCCTCTTATAAATAGTTAATCAGACAAGgagatttatttataaaatggACATGCAGTGTCCCTCAAGTTACTTGTGTTGGTTTGAAGGTGTAGCAGGCTTTGTCATCAATGACAACAACCAGGTACTCGTGATACAGGAGAGGTTCAACATCAGTCAGAAACACTGGAAACTACCTGGGGGACTAGCTGATGAAGGTAtgaacttgtgaccttgaccttcagtAAATCAACAGTTACAAATATCACGACCCACACAACAACTCTATTGTAGGGCAATGTATCTGTAACTTGGCTTAAAGACAGACGTTTTCTTGCTGATTTTTGTTTCACCCCCTTTGTTTCACAAGGACATATTGCTCAGAACAGTTTCTGTTGATACAAACATCCTACCATTTCCTTTGAAAAGAAAGAAACGTCCTTGTTGTGTTGTTTCCAGGTGAGGACCTGGCAGTTACATCTCAACGAGAGGTTTTTGAGGAGACGGGAGTGAAGGCGGAGTTTGTATCTGTGTTAACATTCCGACACCAACATAACTTTCGTTATGGCTGTTCTGACTGGTACTACATCTGCCTGATGAAGGCAGTAGGTGGATCCATCAAGCCCTGTCCACAGGAAATAGCAGAATGCAAGTGGATGGATGTAAGTCAT
This genomic interval carries:
- the LOC117332322 gene encoding uncharacterized protein LOC117332322: MTQLIRRPTCLKRIWKQSEDVLFKARDLAGLQVRGQSQLNVCMSKGHQPKHLEDATSETGTVSNSSTPDNVFLLSSVGIDDLTNLCKLVKHFLSQKCVSFYVSEPIFKKCDCSSSSTKSVERIHNKQNVNFLDYTAAGDFQCFIRSETLSEISGWMDPLSLHTMSGHSCQSALLHRQLLKKHNQFSSCNISSHCVGYHPKVNYSMWSHQVKHYSISQHSNRYFLYSDNKDNRLLSVHHLITTPTVNLFSSLAIHRHSCQMRQPQILASSPLIVSGLKHRWISKKTYEFPELPEDDLVESFMRGGGAGGQAVAKTNNCVLLLHKPTGIQVKMHVSRSLEVNRKKAREKMIEKLDFHFNKENSFNEQKKAEKSRAKQKMKKKAELVREKMKAFKKGLEKMDNEDCTEPNNFKNTWFDMGIRWPLTLVDRGIKDLHTGSCTCEVNECGDKPITTMQNSEGFKVTKDMYNGLTIDTDKQEWTDSVPEDTHQHLKDAIENWKKSGIRALWVKVHKKQSSFVSVCIQLGFDFHHAKPGYVMLNQWLAESEENRLPGFANQYLGVAGFVINDNNQVLVIQERFNISQKHWKLPGGLADEGEDLAVTSQREVFEETGVKAEFVSVLTFRHQHNFRYGCSDWYYICLMKAVGGSIKPCPQEIAECKWMDIDAYANHPSLTDTNKFVVQCYREHVARGSSVAIVATPVLSYNKKAYHNIYSIQPSRDKGTTQDNVHSLPDPGTDGSNVDTQGSSDTGPDMSDLKTDNPN